The Dioscorea cayenensis subsp. rotundata cultivar TDr96_F1 chromosome 19, TDr96_F1_v2_PseudoChromosome.rev07_lg8_w22 25.fasta, whole genome shotgun sequence genome includes a window with the following:
- the LOC120283656 gene encoding LOW QUALITY PROTEIN: indole-3-pyruvate monooxygenase YUCCA2-like (The sequence of the model RefSeq protein was modified relative to this genomic sequence to represent the inferred CDS: deleted 2 bases in 1 codon), which translates to MRSNTREYMMKLNPKRVWVPGPLIVGAGPSGLATAACLKEKGVPSLILEKEDCIASSWKLRTYERLRLHLPKQYCELPHMPFPPGFPTYPTKQQFINYLEAYAQCFSIEPLFGMEVKCAEYDHSIGFWRVQANDLEFICRWLVVATGENSVPVVPDIIGFADFHGRVLHSSSYKKGDDFEGEKVLVVGCGNSGMEVCLDLCNNHAHAYMVVRGKLHILAREIFGISTFGLSMWMMKWFPMNFVYSLLLFFSWMILGGTEKHGLVRPKVGPLQLKMTSGKPLVLGIGTFARIQSSHIKVVPGINKFVENGVEFVNGKHEEFDSIILATGYKSNVPSWLKESEFFSEQDGQPKAPFPNSWRGKNGLYATGFTKRGLLGASIDAQRIAEDVARQWNFKTWHFSLEF; encoded by the exons ATGAGAAGCAACACAAGAGAATATATGATGAAACTAAACCCAAAGAGAGTATGGGTCCCCGGACCCTTGATAGTAGGAGCAGGACCTTCAGGGTTAGCAACAGCAGCATGCCTTAAAGAGAAAGGAGTGCCATCTCTGatactagagaaagaagactgCATAGCTTCTTCATGGAAACTAAGAACCTATGAACGTCTAAGGCTTCATCTCCCCAAACAATACTGTGAGCTTCCTCACATGCCCTTCCCCCCTGGCTTCCCTACTTACCCTACAAAACAACAGTTCATAAACTACTTAGAAGCTTATGCTCAGTGTTTCTCTATTGAGCCTTTGTTTGGCATGGAGGTCAAGTGTGCTGAGTATGATCATAGTATTGGGTTCTGGAGAGTTCAAGCTAATGACTTGGAGTTCATCTGCCGATGGCTTGTCGTTGCCACCGGAGAGAACTCGGTGCCTGTTGTGCCGGATATAATTGGTTTTGCAGACTTCCATGGGAGAGTTCTTCACTCTAGCTCTTACAAGAAGGGAGATGACTTTGAGGGTGAGAAGGTTTTGGTTGTAGGCTGTGGGAATTCAGGCATGGAAGTTTGCTTGGATCTCTGCAACAATCATGCTCATGCTTACATGGTAGTCAGAGGCAag TTACATATCTTGGCAAGAGAGATATTTGGAATATCAACCTTTGGGTTATCAATGTGGATGATGAAATGGTTTCCTATGAACTTTGTTTATAGTTTATTGCTCTTCTTTTCATGGATGATTCTTGGAGGCACTGAGAAACATGGACTTGTTAGACCCAAAGTTGGC CCCTTGCAACTGAAGATGACCTCTGGGAAGCCCCTAGTTTTGGGTATTGGAACTTTTGCAAGGATCCAGAGTAGTCACATAAAG GTGGTTCCAGGTATAAACAAGTTTGTGGAGAATGGAGTTGAGTTTGTAAATGGAAAGCATGAAGAATTTGATTCAATAATACTGGCAACTGGTTACAAGAGCAATGTGCCCTCATGGCTTAAG GAAAGTGAATTCTTCAGTGAACAAGATGGTCAGCCAAAAGCACCGTTTCCAAACAGTTGGAGAGGAAAGAATGGGTTATATGCAACAGGATTCACCAAGAGAGGTTTGCTTGGAGCTTCTATTGATGCACAGAGGATTGCAGAGGATGTTGCCAGACAATGGAACTTCAAGACATGGCACTTCTCTCTGGAGTTTTAG
- the LOC120250012 gene encoding outer envelope pore protein 24A, chloroplastic-like: MKGMVKARYEPENSSAAAVITIPAGDLQLKTSVTDATLFNAPALYHGLVLSLEKPSCFALHYDVPKKDVRFQFMNTVSVFEKPINLTYTHARGDNLTTLDGSLVVDPANKVSVNYEFGSGNCRVKYAYAHGELRRTVFEPCYDISKNAWDFAVSNQCKGGDSIKATYHTTTKLLGLEWNRDSSINGSFKISASMNLAEQKIDPKIVAESTWNFGLGL; this comes from the exons atgaaggGCATGGTGAAGGCACGCTACGAACCGGAGAATAGCTCCGCCGCTGCCGTCATCACCATCCCCGCCGGTGACCTCCAGCTCAAGACCTCCGTCACCGACGCCACACTCTTCAATGCCCCTGCGCTCTATCATGGCCTCGTCCTTTCACTCGAGAAGCCCTCCTGCTTCGCATTACACTACGACGTCCCCAAAAAG GATGTTCGATTCCAGTTCATGAACACAGTGAGTGTTTTTGAGAAGCCAATCAACCTCACCTACACCCACGCTCGCGGGGATAATCTCACGACGCTTGATGGATCGCTGGTGGTCGATCCAGCAAATAAGGTATCGGTGAACTATGAGTTTGGGTCTGGGAATTGTAGGGTGAAGTACGCATACGCTCATGGGGAGCTTCGCCGGACGGTGTTTGAGCCGTGCTATGATATTTCAAAGAATGCTTGGGATTTTGCTGTTTCCAATCAGTGTAAAGGCGGGGATTCCATCAAAGCCACTTACCACACCACCACGAAATTGCTGGGGCTTGAGTGGAATCGTGACTCCAGCATCAATGGGTCCTTCAAG ATATCTGCATCTATGAATTTGGCGGAGCAAAAGATAGATCCAAAAATAGTTGCTGAGAGCACATGGAATTTCGGGTTGGGACTTTAA